In a single window of the Trichoderma breve strain T069 chromosome 6, whole genome shotgun sequence genome:
- a CDS encoding cytochrome p450 domain-containing protein, which produces MYRQSNSTPFPSAVEATSLFTSWTPRTSYYVAVLVMLLVAWLLKPKSHCSKLSVPFYGASKLKWIFDAESQIVASYSKFRDQVYQIKATEGIQAMIPPRFIAELKGLPEDILSATEAVADALQTKYTKFSPGHNGDMLSLLVRTRLTQNLVELIPQLKVELEHYIGTEFPSCDDWTPVKWQPFALRGIARLSGRAFVGPFLNRDEQWMEVSINFAINVFMSVIKLQFFPEWARPVAQYAVSDLRKIRRDIEAAKSMLKPLLEERIRDMEISTFHEPPNDLMQWLIEALPEEEKADVQTHAELQLILAAASIHTTNNLLFECMADLASHPEVQAELREEAYQILELENGWARKESMAKLKKLDSFMREVQRLRGNITSFIRKVLKPIDLSDGTHLPAGTRVLAPQAGISVDEQFFHNPEEFDALRFYHMRQESAEASNRWQFTSLNDTNLNFGAGKHACPGRFFAGNEIKLILAFFLINYDVRLKKGDERPKPMAMVMTKGPDAKAEFEFRRRQLAN; this is translated from the exons ATGTACCGTCAGTCCAACTCGACGCCGTTTCCGTCGGCGGTTGAGGCAACGTCACTTTTTACCTCCTGGACACCGCGGACCAGCTACTATGTAGCCGTCCTCGTTATGCTACTGGTAGCATGGCTTTTGAAGCCAAAGTCTCACTGCAGCAAGCTCAGTGTGCCCTTCTATGGAGCTTCGAAATTGAAGTGGATTTTCGATGCCGAGTCACAAATTGTTGCCAGCTACAGCAAG TTTCGAGACCAGGTTTATCAAATCAAGGCGACAGAGGGAATTCAAGCCATGATTCCTCCAAGGTTCATCGCCGAGCTCAAGGGATTGCCCGAGGATATCCTCAGTGCTACAGAGGCCGTAGCCGAC GCTCTTCAAACGAAATACACCAAATTCTCTCCGGGTCACAACGGCGACATGCTCTCACTTCTCGTCAGAACTAGATTAACTCAGAATCTTGTCGAGTTGATCCCTCAGCTCAAGGTCGAACTGGAGCACTACATTGGTACCGAATTTCCTTCTTGCGACGACTGGACGCCTGTAAAATGGCAGCCATTCGCTTTGCGTGGAATTGCCCGACTCAGTGGCCGAGCCTTCGTCGGACCCTTTCTGAACCGAGACGAGCAGTGGATGGAGGTGTCGATCAACTTTGCCATCAACGTTTTCATGTCCGTAATCAAACTACAATTTTTCCCGGAGTGGGCTCGACCCGTCGCCCAATATGCCGTATCAGACTTGCGCAAGATTCGGCGAGATATAGAGGCCGCAAAGTCAAtgctgaagccattgcttGAGGAAAGAATACGTGATATGGAGATTTCGACCTTTCATGAGCCGCCGAATGACCTCATGCAGTGGCTTATTGAGGCTCTAcccgaggaagaaaaggcagacGTCCAGACACACGCCGAGCTACAGCTCATCCTGGCAGCCGCTTCGATTCACACCACAAACAATCTTTTGTTTGAATGCATGGCCGATCTTGCTTCACACCCTGAGGTTCAGGCGGAACTACGCGAAGAAGCCTACCAGATATTGGAACTGGAAAATGGCTGGGCTCGCAAGGAGAGcatggccaagctcaagaagctcgacaGCTTCATGCGTGAGGTTCAGCGACTCCGTGGCAATATCA CATCCTTTATTCGCAAAGTCTTGAAGCCAATCGACCTTTCTGATGGCACGCACTTGCCCGCAGGAACAAGAGTCCTGGCTCCCCAGGCTGGTATTTCCGTCGACGAGCAGTTTTTTCACAACCCCGAGGAGTTTGATGCGCTACGTTTTTACCACATGCGGCAAGAATCGGCCGAAGCGAGTAACCGCTGGCAGTTTACATCCCTGAACGATACGAACCTTAATTTCGGTGCAGGAAAACACGCTTGCCCTGGTCGATTTTTCGCTGGAAATGAGATTAAGCTTATTCTAGCattcttcctcatcaactaCGACGTGAGGCTGAAGAAGGGCGATGAGCGACCGAAGCCTATGGCGATGGTTATGACTAAAGGACCAGACGCCAAGGCCGAGTTTGAATTTAGACGGCGACAGTTGGCCaattaa
- a CDS encoding fibrillarin domain-containing protein, which yields MAPFTARGGRGGGGRGGGAPRGGRGGFGGGRGSANGVRGRGGARGGPGGRGGRGGPPRGGRGGRGGARGGPGGMKGGAKVVIEPHRHPGVFVVRGGKEDGIATRNLTPGESVYGEKRISVDETVENSDGTSTTTKVEYRLWNPFRSKLCAAIAGGADDIYIRPGSRVLYLGAASGTSVSHVADLVGPTGFVYAVEFSNRSGRDLIAMAAKRPNVVPIVEDARQPVRYRMVVPMVDVIFADVAQPDQARIVAMNANWFLKQGGGVLISIKANCIDSTAPAAEVFASEVQKMRAESIKPKFQLTLEPFERDHCLVAGLYMRNE from the exons ATGGCGCCTTTCACTGCTCGAGGTGGTCgtggcggcggtggccgTGGAGGAGGTGCTCCTCGCGGCGGACGTGGAGGCTTCGGCGGTGGCCGTGGCTCTGCTAACGGTGTTCGAGGACGAG GTGGTGCTCGAGGTGGCCCTGGCGGTCGCGGCGGCCGTGGCGGCCCTCCCCGTGGAGGACGAGGTGGCCGCGGTGGTGCTCGCGGCGGTCCTGGTGGCATGAAGGGCGGTGCCAAGGTTGTCATT GAGCCTCACCGTCACCCCGGtgtcttcgtcgtccgtGGCGGCAAGGAGGACGGCATTGCCACCCGCAACCTGACCCCCGGCGAGTCCGTCTACGGCGAGAAGCGCATCAGCGTTGATGAGACCGTCGAGAACAGCGACGGCacaagcaccaccaccaaggtCGAGTACCGACTTTGGAACCCCTTCCGAAGCAAGCTTtgcgctgccattgccggtGGTGCGGATGACATCTACATTCGCCCCGGCTCTCGTGTTCTGTACCTTGGTGCCGCCTCTGGTACTTCCGTCTCTCACGTTGCCGACCTGGTTGGCCCTACCGGCTTCGTCTACGCCGTTGAGTTCTCCAACCGCTCTGGCCGTGATCTCattgccatggctgccaaGCGCCCCAACGTCGTCCCCATTGTCGAGGATGCCCGTCAGCCCGTCCGCTACCGCATGGTCGTCCCCATGGTCGACGTCATCTTCGCCGACGTTGCCCAGCCTGATCAGGCCCGTATCGTTGCCATGAACGCCAACTGGTTCCTCAAGCAGGGCGGTGGTGTCTTGAtctccatcaaggccaactgTATCGACAGCACAGCCCCCGCTGCTGAGGTCTTTGCCAGCGAAGTCCAGAAGATGCGTGCCGAGTCTATCAAGCCTAAATTCCAGCTCACCCTAG AACCCTTCGAGCGTGACCACTGCCTTGTCGCTGGTCTGTACATGCGCAACGAGTAA